The following are from one region of the Cystobacter ferrugineus genome:
- a CDS encoding DUF4350 domain-containing protein produces MRDRFPLLVVGSLLLTAVLGAWLVRGAARGGFADTLSTWRAQPDGARGLFLLVQESGLPTVRRTADLNILSEPGTLVLLAVEVEGAHEDDPDQTALAADRGSDLEDEEVPRHGFNRLHVPELSDDETEKLLEHVRSGHSLVLVPWGSKENPLLDALGVSLIKADTSLPMRTLVPPLSSPYTLGVERVEARVQAYLELSAEGGAIPVLEDEPLGMTVAAVVPYGTGKVLVVGAPELAMNQALARADNARFWLSALEALGPGPYTFDEHHHGFTNERSVVDFARRYGLHFAVAQLLLGLCLWALALQRFGRPRPPPESQRVGTTDALFAMSRLYREGHHHAFAAGLLSRGLLQELAQHSGLPAHAPAQAVTESLTAHGRADLARGLREVVHKAANVTSESELLHLATRAAALRQHLPSSGPRPTAPPAQTPEEP; encoded by the coding sequence GTGCGTGACCGATTCCCCCTGCTGGTGGTGGGCAGCCTGCTGCTGACCGCGGTGCTGGGCGCCTGGCTCGTGCGAGGCGCGGCCCGGGGCGGCTTCGCCGACACGCTCTCCACCTGGCGCGCCCAGCCGGATGGGGCCCGGGGGCTCTTCCTCCTCGTCCAGGAGAGTGGTCTGCCCACCGTGCGCCGCACCGCGGACCTGAACATCCTCTCCGAGCCGGGCACGCTCGTGCTGCTCGCCGTGGAGGTGGAGGGCGCCCACGAGGATGACCCGGATCAGACGGCGCTCGCCGCCGATCGGGGCTCGGACCTGGAGGACGAGGAGGTTCCCCGCCACGGCTTCAACCGGCTGCACGTGCCCGAGCTGAGCGACGACGAGACGGAGAAGCTGCTCGAGCACGTCCGCTCCGGCCACTCGCTCGTCCTCGTGCCCTGGGGCTCGAAGGAGAACCCGCTGCTCGACGCGCTCGGGGTGTCGCTCATCAAGGCGGACACGTCCCTGCCCATGCGCACGCTGGTTCCCCCGCTCTCCAGTCCCTACACCCTGGGCGTGGAGCGCGTGGAGGCACGCGTCCAGGCCTACCTGGAGCTGTCCGCCGAGGGGGGCGCCATCCCCGTGCTCGAGGACGAGCCGCTGGGCATGACGGTGGCGGCGGTGGTGCCCTACGGGACGGGGAAGGTGCTGGTGGTGGGAGCGCCGGAGCTGGCGATGAACCAGGCCCTCGCGCGCGCGGACAACGCCCGGTTCTGGTTGAGCGCCCTGGAGGCGCTGGGCCCCGGCCCCTACACCTTCGACGAGCACCACCATGGCTTCACCAACGAGCGCTCGGTGGTGGACTTCGCGCGCCGCTACGGCCTGCACTTCGCGGTGGCGCAACTGCTGCTGGGCCTGTGCCTGTGGGCCCTGGCGCTCCAGCGCTTCGGCCGGCCCCGTCCTCCGCCCGAGTCCCAGCGCGTGGGTACCACGGATGCCCTCTTCGCCATGAGCCGCCTGTACCGCGAGGGCCACCACCATGCCTTCGCCGCGGGCCTGCTGAGCCGGGGCCTCCTCCAGGAGCTGGCCCAGCACTCGGGCCTGCCCGCCCACGCGCCCGCCCAGGCCGTGACCGAGAGCCTCACCGCGCACGGCCGGGCCGACCTCGCCCGGGGCCTGCGCGAAGTCGTCCACAAGGCCGCGAACGTGACCAGCGAGAGCGAGCTGCTGCACCTGGCCACGCGCGCCGCGGCCCTGCGCCAACACCTGCCTTCTTCCGGGCCGCGCCCCACCGCGCCCCCCGCCCAGACACCCGAGGAGCCATGA
- a CDS encoding DUF4129 domain-containing protein: MAVSALELRPRGAVALMDAALRLCVRGSGVWALTLPGGVLVTAALLHLTDAVAHRRPLALPALLFTLAWLARGLFQGAACHHVQQLLLGQGPEAPTAWASLRAALARAPSLLCAVAYLLVFNTVTLGATLGLACLFLSSHIVGYAATLQGRGSPLDLYGQCSKLLGPAKLTAIGVRMLMLVQGLVLLNLHIAANALFYVGRKLLGIDLTFAERFASLDNPAWDVFLVAVTFTLFEPLRAASASLLLIDGRVRQEGLDLLAAVQQLPVRKSALGLLVLLGMNLLAPTAQAQPKESSPPPGDLVPRVELLAEACEWDEAAREEWRRTLTSLGPAEARKVARLVRSVEAEVEENEDCAAMDRLDEGLALAASTVELERQRADAASARTRARDILARPEFQEPAPRAEQEEAPADDTVPDGLWERFVKWLAKILDELFRRRPDPTPPRAEALGLGGQAVANALVVLLVTAALGVLAVVLWRAFRTRGKADEGARLEVSSQSAATLAADPMNALSRAPEGWAHLADELAARGEYREAVRGLYLALLSRLHHQGAIHYDPRLSNWDYLRQFRGRKEWVPSLRELTLRFDFAWYGHLPVGMQGYRDFRALCAPMLSTPAVTESARA, from the coding sequence ATGGCCGTCTCCGCGCTCGAACTGCGCCCCCGAGGGGCCGTGGCCCTGATGGATGCCGCCCTGCGCCTGTGCGTGCGTGGCTCGGGCGTCTGGGCCCTCACCCTCCCAGGGGGCGTGCTCGTCACCGCCGCGCTCCTGCACCTGACGGACGCGGTGGCGCATCGCCGCCCGCTCGCCCTCCCAGCATTGCTCTTCACCCTGGCCTGGCTCGCCCGGGGCCTCTTCCAGGGCGCCGCCTGCCACCATGTCCAGCAACTGCTGCTCGGCCAGGGTCCTGAGGCCCCCACCGCCTGGGCCTCCCTGCGCGCCGCCCTGGCCCGCGCCCCCAGCCTGCTGTGCGCGGTGGCCTACCTGCTCGTCTTCAACACGGTGACGCTCGGCGCCACGCTGGGCCTCGCCTGTCTGTTCCTGTCCTCCCACATCGTGGGCTATGCGGCTACCCTTCAGGGCCGTGGCAGCCCGCTGGACCTGTATGGTCAGTGCTCGAAGCTGCTGGGACCCGCGAAGCTCACCGCCATCGGCGTGCGCATGCTGATGCTCGTGCAGGGGCTCGTCCTGCTCAACCTGCACATCGCGGCCAATGCCCTGTTCTACGTGGGCCGCAAGCTGCTCGGCATCGATCTCACCTTCGCCGAGCGCTTCGCCTCCCTCGACAACCCCGCCTGGGACGTCTTCCTCGTCGCCGTGACCTTCACCCTCTTCGAGCCCCTGCGCGCCGCCTCCGCCTCGCTGCTGCTGATCGATGGCCGGGTGCGCCAGGAGGGGTTGGACCTGCTCGCCGCGGTGCAACAGCTCCCGGTCCGCAAGTCGGCGCTCGGGCTGCTCGTGCTCCTGGGAATGAACCTCCTGGCTCCCACCGCCCAGGCGCAACCCAAGGAGTCCTCTCCTCCCCCCGGAGACCTGGTCCCGCGCGTGGAGCTACTGGCCGAGGCGTGTGAGTGGGACGAGGCCGCGCGCGAGGAGTGGCGGCGCACGCTCACCTCGCTCGGCCCGGCGGAGGCGAGGAAGGTGGCGCGGCTGGTGCGCTCCGTGGAAGCGGAGGTGGAGGAGAACGAGGACTGCGCCGCCATGGATCGGCTCGATGAGGGGCTCGCCCTGGCGGCGAGCACCGTGGAGCTGGAGCGGCAACGGGCGGATGCGGCGAGCGCCCGGACACGCGCCCGGGACATCCTCGCGCGGCCCGAGTTCCAGGAGCCCGCCCCCCGGGCCGAGCAGGAGGAGGCGCCCGCCGACGACACCGTGCCCGATGGCCTCTGGGAGCGCTTCGTCAAGTGGCTCGCGAAGATCCTCGACGAGCTCTTCCGCCGCCGGCCGGATCCCACTCCGCCCCGCGCCGAGGCCCTGGGCCTGGGAGGCCAGGCGGTGGCGAACGCGCTGGTGGTGCTCCTCGTCACCGCCGCGCTGGGCGTGCTCGCGGTGGTGCTGTGGCGCGCGTTCAGGACCCGGGGCAAGGCGGACGAGGGCGCGCGGCTCGAGGTGAGCAGCCAGAGCGCGGCGACGCTCGCGGCGGATCCGATGAACGCCCTGTCTCGCGCCCCCGAGGGCTGGGCCCACCTGGCCGACGAGCTGGCCGCCCGGGGCGAGTACCGCGAGGCGGTGCGCGGCCTGTACCTCGCCCTGCTCTCGCGCCTGCACCACCAGGGCGCCATCCACTACGATCCCCGCCTGAGCAACTGGGACTACCTGCGCCAGTTCCGCGGCCGAAAGGAGTGGGTGCCGTCCCTGCGCGAGCTGACGCTGCGCTTCGACTTCGCCTGGTACGGCCACCTGCCCGTGGGCATGCAGGGCTACCGCGACTTCCGGGCGCTGTGTGCCCCGATGCTCTCCACGCCCGCCGTCACGGAGTCCGCCCGTGCGTGA
- a CDS encoding serine/threonine-protein kinase PknK, which yields MENDKTVPSPPGLAPAVLPAGWTVADRFVIQDLAGSGGMGFVYRAVDQVTGKQVALKLLQVGASSDAAMRFHREAQLLEELTHPAIVAHVAHGTLAEGPPYLAMEWLEGEELSHRLHRGPLSPTESVAMVRRATEGLAVAHRRGMVHRDIKPSNLFLRAGRPEDVVLLDFGLARYAAPSLEAVTVAGTVVGTPGYMAPEQASSQDEIPPAADIFSLGCVFYECLTGQPPFSAPHFAAVLAKILFADPVPLRRLRPDLPPGLRGLVDRMLAKDLARRPADADQLLRLLAELDTVPRLLSSATLPSASGMAGAEQKLFSVLLVSTHTPGPEGATRVLKPGAAPRDALRAALKNSGAQVELLADGSLVATVMPERGTATDQAAVAARSALSFKEHWPDASVVLVTGLGQLNERLPVGNAMDRAGELLRHVGNGQGSGPVVMDETTAGLLGPGFQLSRVEQGMFVLRGEQLGVDESRLLLGKPTPCVGRDQELSLLEMTFQSSAEESTAKAVLVTAPAGTGKSRLRHEFLRRMERNAPRTLVLLGRGEPMSAGVASGLLGQVFRRLCGIMDGEPLQVQRERLRERISRHLPEDRAEGTVEFIGELCAVPMIDEDDVLMRASRNDPRLMSTQVERALVTFLEAECAQHPVLLVLEDLHWSDALTVRRVDALLRDLAEQPFGVLALARPEVKDLFPFPWTRRFQEVPLQGLSRKASARLVREVLGNRVDESVVRWAVEMADGNALFLEELIRVASEGRGTEAPETVLAVLQARLMRMESGVRQVLLAASIFGRDFWTGGVSELLGDQVSKAMLEGHLRALVDQEVIEPRSDSALPAETSYRFRHALLQEAAYGLLSDVYRPEGHRLAAAWLERMGGVDPLVLATHHQRGGQLERAVHYYSLAAERLFALYDLPGTMRCVVEALACGVEGDRSVHLRALQAVVAFWMDDLVRSLSLGAAVLDELEPGSRLWCWLVGGQIVGGAYLGMDAEKAARLNARLWNTTPLPDAVDAHHWALACLGLSQVYSGARWDLEAWLGRMRGVATEGVARAWTRYLDGFFHYLFEPRPWTAYVLAEEGTRLFRKLGMERDALIVQTCMSLALGAAGDAPGALECMREVLATGRRLEEHLVVGSALAYRSVLLAGSSDPEHRREAHVLAREGLDDGLATFRQGVSHAVLAKTWRDPETLAEAEAHARKACGLLTSFQADVVFARGVLSSVLLAQGKVAEAREEAVIGVRELEHNRAQGVYAVAMYLALAEACLREGDRTLAESSLRQALDCVRARASDIPEPAHRARFLREVPENARVVALARECWGDASVDGLA from the coding sequence ATGGAAAACGACAAGACGGTTCCATCACCTCCCGGGTTGGCTCCCGCGGTCCTTCCCGCGGGGTGGACGGTCGCCGACCGCTTCGTCATCCAGGACCTCGCGGGCAGTGGAGGCATGGGGTTCGTCTACCGGGCGGTGGATCAAGTCACCGGCAAGCAGGTGGCTCTCAAGCTGTTGCAGGTGGGCGCCTCATCGGATGCGGCGATGCGCTTCCACCGCGAGGCCCAGCTCCTCGAGGAGCTGACCCATCCCGCCATCGTCGCCCATGTGGCGCATGGCACGCTCGCGGAAGGTCCGCCCTACCTGGCGATGGAGTGGCTCGAGGGGGAGGAACTCTCGCACCGCCTGCATCGCGGGCCGTTGAGCCCCACGGAGAGCGTGGCGATGGTGCGCCGGGCCACCGAGGGGCTCGCCGTGGCCCACCGCCGCGGCATGGTCCACCGCGACATCAAGCCCTCCAACCTCTTCCTGCGCGCGGGCCGCCCCGAGGACGTGGTGCTGCTGGACTTCGGGCTGGCCCGCTACGCCGCGCCCTCGCTGGAGGCGGTCACCGTGGCCGGCACGGTGGTGGGCACTCCGGGCTACATGGCGCCCGAGCAGGCCTCGAGCCAGGACGAGATCCCCCCCGCGGCGGACATCTTCTCGCTGGGCTGCGTGTTCTACGAGTGCCTCACGGGTCAGCCGCCCTTCTCGGCCCCGCACTTCGCCGCCGTGCTGGCGAAGATCCTCTTCGCGGACCCCGTGCCCCTGCGCCGGCTGCGTCCGGACCTGCCGCCGGGACTGCGCGGGCTGGTGGACCGGATGCTGGCCAAGGATCTCGCGCGCCGGCCCGCCGATGCCGACCAGTTGTTGCGCCTGCTGGCGGAGCTGGACACCGTGCCCCGCCTGCTGTCCTCCGCGACGCTCCCCTCGGCCTCCGGCATGGCGGGCGCCGAGCAGAAGCTCTTCAGCGTGCTGCTGGTGTCGACCCATACGCCCGGCCCGGAGGGGGCGACCCGGGTGCTCAAGCCGGGCGCGGCGCCCCGGGATGCCCTGCGCGCGGCCCTCAAGAATTCAGGGGCCCAGGTGGAGTTGCTGGCGGACGGCTCGCTGGTGGCCACGGTGATGCCCGAGCGGGGCACCGCCACGGATCAGGCGGCGGTGGCGGCCCGCTCCGCCCTGTCCTTCAAGGAGCACTGGCCCGACGCCTCGGTGGTGCTCGTCACGGGCTTGGGGCAGCTCAACGAGCGCCTTCCGGTGGGCAACGCCATGGATCGGGCCGGAGAGCTGCTGCGCCATGTGGGGAACGGGCAGGGCTCCGGCCCGGTGGTGATGGACGAGACCACCGCGGGGCTGCTGGGCCCGGGCTTCCAGTTGTCGCGCGTGGAGCAGGGCATGTTCGTGCTGCGGGGCGAGCAGCTCGGCGTGGACGAGTCCCGGCTGTTGCTCGGCAAGCCCACGCCGTGCGTGGGCCGGGATCAGGAGCTGTCCCTGCTGGAGATGACCTTCCAGAGCAGCGCGGAGGAGTCCACCGCGAAGGCGGTGCTGGTGACGGCGCCCGCGGGCACGGGCAAGTCCCGGCTGCGCCATGAGTTCCTGCGCCGCATGGAGCGCAACGCGCCGCGGACCCTGGTGCTGCTGGGGCGCGGAGAGCCGATGAGCGCGGGCGTGGCCTCGGGCCTGCTGGGGCAGGTGTTCCGGCGCCTGTGCGGCATCATGGATGGCGAGCCCCTGCAGGTGCAGCGGGAGCGGTTGCGCGAGCGCATCTCGCGGCACCTGCCGGAGGATCGGGCCGAGGGGACGGTGGAGTTCATCGGCGAGCTGTGCGCCGTGCCCATGATCGACGAGGACGATGTGTTGATGCGCGCCTCGCGCAATGATCCGCGGCTGATGAGCACCCAGGTGGAGCGGGCGCTGGTGACCTTCCTCGAGGCGGAGTGTGCCCAGCACCCGGTGTTGCTGGTGCTGGAGGATCTGCACTGGAGCGACGCGCTGACGGTGCGGCGGGTGGACGCGCTGTTGAGGGATCTGGCCGAGCAGCCCTTCGGGGTGCTGGCCCTGGCGCGGCCCGAGGTGAAGGATCTGTTTCCCTTCCCCTGGACGCGGCGCTTCCAGGAGGTGCCGCTGCAGGGCCTGAGCCGCAAGGCGAGTGCGCGGCTCGTCCGGGAGGTGCTGGGCAACCGGGTGGATGAGAGCGTGGTGCGCTGGGCGGTGGAGATGGCCGACGGCAACGCGCTCTTCCTGGAGGAGCTCATCCGCGTGGCGTCCGAGGGGCGGGGCACGGAGGCGCCGGAGACGGTGCTGGCGGTGCTCCAGGCGCGCCTGATGCGGATGGAGTCCGGCGTGCGCCAGGTCTTGCTGGCGGCCAGCATCTTCGGCCGTGACTTCTGGACGGGAGGCGTGAGCGAGCTGTTGGGCGATCAGGTCTCCAAGGCGATGCTGGAGGGGCACCTGCGCGCGCTCGTGGATCAGGAGGTCATCGAGCCGCGGTCCGACTCCGCCCTGCCGGCCGAGACGAGCTACCGCTTCCGCCACGCGCTCCTCCAGGAAGCGGCCTATGGCCTGCTGTCCGACGTCTACCGTCCGGAAGGCCACCGGCTGGCGGCGGCCTGGCTGGAGCGGATGGGCGGGGTGGATCCGCTGGTGCTCGCCACGCACCATCAACGGGGCGGGCAGCTCGAGCGCGCGGTGCACTACTACTCCCTGGCGGCCGAGCGGCTCTTCGCCCTGTACGATCTGCCGGGGACGATGCGGTGCGTGGTGGAGGCGCTGGCCTGCGGGGTGGAGGGGGATCGCTCCGTCCACCTGCGCGCGCTCCAGGCGGTGGTGGCGTTCTGGATGGACGATCTGGTGCGCTCGCTGTCGCTCGGCGCCGCGGTGTTGGACGAGCTGGAGCCCGGCAGCCGGCTGTGGTGCTGGTTGGTGGGCGGACAGATCGTGGGGGGCGCCTACCTGGGAATGGACGCGGAGAAGGCGGCCCGGTTGAACGCCCGCCTGTGGAACACCACGCCCCTGCCCGATGCCGTGGACGCCCACCACTGGGCCCTGGCGTGTCTGGGCCTGTCACAAGTCTACTCGGGGGCGCGGTGGGATCTGGAAGCGTGGCTCGGGCGGATGCGGGGCGTGGCCACGGAGGGGGTGGCGCGGGCCTGGACGCGCTACCTGGATGGCTTCTTCCACTACCTCTTCGAGCCGCGGCCCTGGACGGCCTACGTGCTGGCCGAGGAAGGCACGCGCTTGTTCCGCAAGCTCGGCATGGAGCGCGACGCGCTCATCGTGCAGACCTGCATGTCCCTGGCGTTGGGGGCCGCGGGCGACGCGCCTGGAGCCCTGGAGTGCATGCGCGAGGTGCTGGCCACGGGACGGCGGTTGGAGGAGCACCTCGTGGTGGGCTCGGCCCTGGCGTATCGCAGCGTGCTGCTGGCCGGCAGCTCGGATCCGGAGCACCGCCGGGAAGCCCATGTGCTGGCGCGCGAGGGACTGGACGACGGTCTGGCCACGTTCCGTCAGGGCGTATCGCACGCCGTGCTGGCGAAGACCTGGAGGGATCCGGAGACGCTGGCGGAGGCCGAGGCGCATGCGCGCAAGGCGTGTGGGCTGCTGACGTCCTTCCAGGCCGACGTGGTCTTCGCCCGGGGGGTGCTCAGCTCCGTGCTGCTCGCCCAGGGCAAGGTGGCGGAGGCGCGGGAGGAGGCGGTGATCGGGGTGCGCGAGCTGGAGCACAACCGCGCCCAGGGCGTCTACGCGGTGGCCATGTACCTGGCGCTGGCGGAGGCGTGCCTGAGAGAGGGAGATCGGACGCTGGCGGAGTCCTCGCTGCGCCAGGCCCTGGACTGTGTACGGGCCCGGGCCTCGGACATCCCCGAGCCCGCCCACCGCGCGCGTTTCCTGCGCGAGGTGCCCGAGAACGCCCGGGTGGTGGCGCTGGCCCGGGAGTGTTGGGGAGACGCCAGCGTGGACGGCCTCGCGTGA
- a CDS encoding phosphate ABC transporter substrate-binding protein, with the protein MRWPRRAPLLPLVLLALLCGCRRSTSTSSEEAGTPAPGSLGSVTVKGSDTLVVLGQRWAEQFMKDHPGASIQVTGGGSGTGIAALINGTTDIAMSSRPMQDTEKQQVRRRWPRGPVELAVARDGITFYVHESNPVDSLSLAQLQAIYLGDLRNWKDVGGADAPIIVYSRESSSGTYVFVKEAVLKGQDFTERAQTLPGTAAVVNAVSLESHGIGYGGVAYARGVKELKVRADEQGEAVPPTPATLQSGAYPLSRELYFELPREPTGLTRSFIDYVLSPEGQRLVTDAGFFPVK; encoded by the coding sequence ATGAGATGGCCACGCCGCGCCCCACTCCTCCCGCTCGTGCTCCTCGCCCTGCTGTGCGGATGCAGGCGCTCCACGAGCACCTCCAGCGAAGAGGCGGGCACTCCGGCCCCTGGCTCCCTGGGCTCCGTCACCGTGAAGGGCTCGGATACCCTCGTCGTCCTCGGCCAGCGCTGGGCCGAGCAGTTCATGAAGGACCATCCCGGCGCGAGCATCCAGGTGACGGGGGGCGGCTCGGGCACGGGCATCGCCGCGCTCATCAACGGCACCACCGACATCGCCATGTCCAGCCGGCCCATGCAGGACACCGAGAAACAACAGGTGCGGCGGCGCTGGCCCCGTGGCCCCGTGGAGCTGGCCGTGGCCCGCGATGGCATCACCTTCTATGTCCATGAGAGCAATCCCGTGGACAGCCTCTCGCTCGCCCAGCTCCAGGCCATCTACCTGGGAGACCTCCGCAACTGGAAGGACGTGGGCGGCGCGGACGCGCCCATCATCGTCTACTCGCGCGAGAGCTCCTCGGGCACCTATGTCTTCGTCAAGGAAGCGGTGCTCAAGGGCCAGGACTTCACCGAGCGCGCCCAGACCCTGCCGGGCACCGCGGCCGTGGTGAACGCCGTGTCGCTCGAGTCGCATGGCATTGGCTACGGCGGGGTCGCCTATGCCCGGGGCGTCAAGGAATTGAAGGTGCGCGCGGACGAGCAGGGCGAGGCGGTCCCCCCCACCCCCGCCACCCTCCAGTCCGGCGCCTATCCCCTGTCGAGAGAGCTCTACTTCGAGCTGCCCCGGGAGCCCACCGGACTCACGCGCTCCTTCATCGACTACGTCCTGTCCCCCGAGGGGCAGCGGCTCGTCACCGACGCGGGCTTCTTCCCGGTGAAGTAG
- a CDS encoding DUF2780 domain-containing protein has protein sequence MDFIGQLSRQLGVDSNQAQGLAGSLLGLVQGTVKEKISPEAADQMGRSIPEMQTWQQQARPQSEAGGGLMGALGGLGGLLGGQAQGGSGGGLMGALGGAMGHAGEVAGIVALLQRFNLDAGKAALVAPLLLDFLKSRLDPKLVSGILTVMPVLTQLTGGNKPPEGGGTPGGGGLGDLLGGLLR, from the coding sequence ATGGACTTCATTGGACAACTTTCTCGGCAACTGGGTGTGGATTCGAACCAGGCGCAGGGGCTGGCGGGCTCGCTGCTCGGGCTGGTGCAGGGCACGGTGAAGGAGAAGATCAGCCCCGAGGCGGCGGACCAGATGGGCCGGTCGATTCCCGAGATGCAGACCTGGCAGCAGCAGGCGCGGCCCCAGTCCGAGGCGGGTGGGGGACTGATGGGGGCGCTGGGTGGACTGGGCGGGCTGCTCGGGGGCCAGGCCCAGGGCGGGTCCGGCGGCGGCCTGATGGGGGCGCTGGGCGGCGCGATGGGACATGCGGGCGAGGTCGCGGGCATCGTGGCGTTGCTCCAGCGCTTCAACCTCGATGCGGGCAAGGCGGCCCTGGTGGCGCCCCTGCTGCTCGACTTCCTCAAGTCCCGGTTGGATCCCAAGCTCGTGAGCGGCATCCTCACGGTGATGCCCGTGCTGACCCAGCTCACGGGGGGCAACAAGCCGCCGGAGGGCGGGGGGACGCCGGGGGGTGGTGGTCTGGGGGATCTGTTGGGCGGCTTGCTGCGCTGA
- a CDS encoding ATP-binding domain-containing protein, with the protein MSTPDGELSPEELAIIAEEEALLRRVLSAVEDARLRSGHRKQETQDLISRLQELRDDAATAAVADLPHLFFQMDQTRALLERQESARLPELGAPYFAHLRVAGTTGDRDYLLGRTSFADVSADVRIIDWRFAPVARVFYLYGEGDAYEEWFGERLSEGTVKVRRLVVIERGLLTRVQIGTRVLVRGPGGVWRRLGAGRGSQLEGGTGTAVRPGQLGVGRGTERREGALDVTALLDAEQFEAVNVAADQPLLVLGSAGSGKTTVALHRLAKIAFDEAERYPESRMKVIVPEEGLARLSRRLLAPLGLGKVSVETLDSWAALAARVAFGAKALKPWEDTPPLVAKLKRHPALRRALSARLGVLSSSATALPRLRKRLAELFTDRRFLEGVVAHSGGDLPSTAVDETVRHTMLQIATPIAHELEGVDPDRLQTLDGKSLESDTPDELAGTVDVEDLPLLLFLRAQAGSLGAVGRLVHVVLDETEDFSLVELFVVGRLLGEARSCTLAGDEMQQTSTSFAGWPAVLAELGIQDAATCRLQVSYRCPAPITALARQVLGTQAPGEPPTVGRDGAPVGFHHFPDEAQAHLFIGEALRDLLEREPQASVAVIASGREQARAFHRVISDMSWARLVLEGDFSFEPGVDVTDVDNVKGLEFDYVVIPDATAQAYPAQDEARRRLHIAITRASHQLWLVSAGVRSPLLAGV; encoded by the coding sequence ATGAGCACGCCTGACGGAGAGCTGTCCCCCGAGGAGCTGGCCATCATCGCGGAGGAGGAGGCGCTGCTGCGCCGCGTCCTCTCCGCGGTGGAGGACGCGAGGCTGCGCAGTGGCCACCGCAAGCAGGAGACGCAGGATCTCATCTCCCGGCTGCAGGAACTGCGCGACGACGCGGCCACGGCGGCCGTGGCGGACCTGCCGCACCTGTTCTTCCAGATGGATCAGACGCGGGCCCTGCTCGAGCGCCAGGAGTCGGCGCGTCTGCCGGAACTCGGTGCCCCGTACTTCGCCCACCTGCGGGTGGCCGGGACGACGGGAGACCGGGACTACCTGTTGGGGCGCACGAGCTTCGCGGACGTGTCCGCGGACGTGCGCATCATCGACTGGCGTTTCGCCCCGGTGGCGCGCGTCTTCTACCTCTACGGGGAGGGCGACGCGTACGAGGAGTGGTTCGGCGAGCGGCTGTCCGAGGGGACGGTGAAGGTGCGCCGCCTGGTGGTCATCGAGCGGGGGCTTCTCACCCGCGTGCAGATTGGCACGCGCGTGCTGGTGCGGGGCCCCGGGGGCGTGTGGCGGCGGTTGGGGGCGGGGCGGGGCTCCCAGCTCGAGGGAGGAACGGGCACGGCGGTGCGGCCGGGCCAGCTCGGGGTGGGGCGGGGGACGGAGCGGCGCGAGGGGGCCCTGGACGTGACGGCCCTGCTGGACGCCGAGCAGTTCGAGGCGGTGAACGTGGCGGCGGACCAGCCCCTGCTGGTGCTGGGCAGCGCGGGCAGTGGAAAGACGACGGTGGCGCTGCACCGGCTGGCGAAGATCGCCTTCGACGAGGCGGAGCGCTACCCCGAGTCGCGCATGAAGGTCATCGTCCCCGAGGAGGGACTCGCCCGGCTGTCCCGGCGTCTGCTCGCGCCGCTGGGCCTGGGCAAGGTGTCCGTCGAGACGCTGGACTCGTGGGCCGCGTTGGCCGCGCGCGTCGCCTTTGGCGCCAAGGCCCTCAAGCCCTGGGAGGACACCCCCCCGCTCGTCGCGAAGCTCAAGCGCCACCCGGCCCTTCGCCGCGCGCTCTCGGCCCGGCTGGGCGTGCTGTCCTCGTCCGCCACGGCCCTGCCGCGCCTGCGCAAGCGGCTCGCGGAGCTCTTCACGGACCGGCGCTTCCTGGAGGGTGTCGTCGCCCATTCCGGGGGAGACCTGCCGAGCACGGCCGTGGACGAGACGGTGCGGCACACGATGCTGCAGATCGCCACGCCCATTGCCCACGAGCTGGAGGGCGTGGATCCCGATCGGCTCCAGACGTTGGATGGCAAGTCCCTGGAGAGCGACACGCCGGATGAGCTGGCGGGCACGGTGGACGTGGAGGATCTGCCGCTGCTGCTGTTCCTCCGGGCGCAGGCGGGCAGCCTGGGCGCGGTGGGGCGGCTGGTGCACGTGGTGCTGGACGAGACGGAGGACTTCTCGCTCGTGGAGCTGTTCGTGGTGGGACGGCTGCTGGGGGAGGCCCGGAGCTGCACGCTGGCGGGCGACGAGATGCAACAGACCTCGACGAGCTTCGCGGGGTGGCCGGCGGTGCTCGCGGAGCTGGGCATCCAGGACGCGGCCACCTGCCGGTTGCAGGTGTCCTACCGGTGCCCGGCGCCCATCACCGCGCTGGCGCGTCAGGTGTTGGGCACGCAGGCCCCGGGCGAGCCGCCCACGGTGGGCCGGGACGGGGCTCCCGTCGGGTTCCACCACTTCCCGGACGAGGCCCAGGCCCACCTGTTCATCGGCGAGGCGCTGCGGGACTTGCTGGAGCGCGAGCCCCAGGCCTCCGTCGCCGTCATCGCCAGTGGCCGCGAGCAGGCCCGGGCCTTCCATCGCGTCATCTCGGACATGTCCTGGGCGCGCCTCGTGCTGGAGGGCGACTTCTCCTTCGAGCCAGGGGTGGACGTGACGGACGTGGACAACGTGAAGGGCCTCGAGTTCGACTACGTCGTCATTCCAGACGCGACCGCCCAGGCCTACCCGGCCCAGGATGAGGCGCGCCGCCGGTTGCACATCGCCATTACTCGGGCCTCCCACCAGCTCTGGCTGGTTTCCGCGGGCGTGCGCTCCCCCCTGCTCGCTGGCGTCTAG